caaaaactCAATCCCCATTATTCAGTTGTGAAATACATGAAATGGGAGTTTGAACTAACCTCCACTAACTTTGGCTCACTGCTTGAATGCAAGTAATGAGAAACTCTATCCCTCTCCTTCCTCAAGCACTCCTCAGCCTGCAATTTCAAGAGGGGTGTCAGGAGGATCACAAAGTCTAATCACAAACAAGTATGGATTAGTACAAGTACTTGCCTTCAGCATATAGTCTGGACAAGAATCCTCCAAAATCCAGTTTGATGCCTTACGAGAATAGTAAGCACCAGTATCTTGAAGCATGTGTGTTTCAAAATCTTGTTCATAACGATCCATTGCTCCCATTCCAATCTCAACAAATATATCTAAAACGTTCTTCAACAATGCCCTATCAATCTGCTCCCCCTCACGTTCTTTATCAATCTGAACACCAAAAGAATTTGATGATCAATTAATGAGGGAAAAAAGAAGTAACATTATAATGGATAAAGAAGTAACATACAAGAACAATCACAGCATCTCTAGCTTTTCCATTTACTTCTCCATAGACCTGAACAAGAGATAAATATAACAAAAACTATCATTCAAACAACCATCAAAACAGAGAAAATAATCATGGGAAAGAATATTAGAAACTGAGAGAAAGCTAAGGCTGTGCATAAACATTTCATTCTGGCATAGGCAACATGGTGTGTAGAAGGGATTAACAAACCAGGTCACGGAAGCAAGTCAGCCCAACTTCATTAAGTGCAGGAAGCGACCTCCGAGCTATGAAGTAACGGTCCAAATAATGAAAGAAGCGTGACAGCCACCTAACCATGAGTTTATGGTTAGACCACCTTTTCACAAGCTCCCTCAGCATAAACTCGTCATGCTTCTCCCTTATACATGGCAGAACCTGGTTCAGAATACAAAGTGAGGTGGAGCTGTTACTCGGTGAATGCAGTACATCATGAAGCCAAGTTGttcatcaattaaaaaaataaagaactaGTCCATAATATATACCAATAAATTTTGAATCGTGATAAACTGTGACATGGAAACAGCCTCATTCTCAATACAAATCACAACAACAGAGATTTTATAAATGATTGCAAAAGTATACTACATGCAGTAGAATCCATTAATACATCATATGCAACAACGAATCCATGTATAACCATCCAGGTCCTGCTTCAAAAGAACAGCAAATCCACTAACAAATCAATTCCCTCCCCTATATGTTTGCTCTGCCAGATAATGCCAAATTGCATAGTTATCTGGAACTCAACACACTGAGGTGAAGGTACAGGTACAGCTGTACAGGTACACAATACACCACTTACTTAAATATAGGACATAAGGGCATAGGCTTAGTTAGTACGTCAATTCAAAATTTGGTATGTGAATTATCTTAATTCCAAACACAATATGCGAATTACACTTAAACTAATATAATTCCCAACTATAAAAACaactaatcaaataataatttacttctATGGGATACAATGTGAATACGTTAGCCAGCTGAATATTTAaacttcaaaaaataatatttaatatactaATTGGCCCAAACCAAAAaaaaagtgattttttttttttataatagccGGCAATTACATTCTAAAGAAAGAGCCACAAGAGTAACCCTCCCGCTTCtccataataattaataaacatGCAGTATTTCACACAATCTCACCTAACCTAATTTGATCAGAGAATCCTTTTCCACTCTACATTCGGCATCTCCActtgttttcttcttcttccaaatTTAGTAAGAACAGCTGCAAGTCGTTCATTCCTCATAATAAAAAGAGAAGTAATATCACACCCAATCTCACCtaatttgatttaatcataGAGTCCTTTTCCATCCGATATTCTGCTTCTCTTCTTGTTTTCTACTTTTGGTGTCACTTCGTATTACATCACTGCTACTTAGGCTCTTGCCAAATGAAATTAAACCAAGAACAGGAATGCCATTTTTAGCAATCCAGATCATGTACTGAAGCAATCAGGAATGCTACCACACCATGCTTTGGGACCTGCTCTCCAATTCGTGGTttaattattagtattattGTTATCATCTTTCTTTTTTGGGGTGGGGGGCAGCAAATTAGGTAAACATTGATTATCTtatatttgtatatatttaaataatatttttaaattttacataaagtaacaaattttaaagatattattaaatatctttatttatgagtaataaaaaaaatataaatatgtatcTATCGATTTCATATTTATGAAATGTTAATACAAAAAAAGTTATCTCATCATTGACTTATTTAGCTTGATTGGCTTGATTGTATGCTGATTCTAGGCAAAAATCAAGGGTCTTCAATTGTAattatttctttcctttttcgtTAGAATTCTTTATGTATAAATTGCATgtaaaatatttgtaaaaagCAAGTTAGAAATACAAATACATTCAGAAATTCTCCCAAAACCTTCATGGTATCATAGCCCTAAACCTTATTTTAGGGTTTCAATTTgcatcaatttgaattttaggGTTTCTGAAACCTTAAGCTACTAAATTGGTACTGCCATACCTAATGGCCTCCTTTCTTCTCACCGCTGGTCCCAGCAGTTTCATTGCCTCCTTGATGATCCGTCCTCCCATTCTAATGACCATTCTCGGAGTCTGTTGTCCCTATTTCTCATCGGATTTCACTTACCCAATCACAAGCAACAGCTTGCTCGGCTTCTTTCCAGCCTATTACTGCTACTACTTGATTGGGTTGGTGTTGGGTTAGGTTTCTTGTCTTTTGGCAGCCCTTTTTCACTTGTCTTTTCCCCTTTGTTGCTTTATTTTACTGtggaaaaaaaaaggagagcctTTGTACCAAGTAATGATAATCCTTCACTACAAATTAGTACCGTAAAGGTTGATGGAAAAAATAACCTTGCTTGCTCGAGGTCGTGCTTGTTGTTCATCAAGGCTAGAGGCATGCAACACTACATTAATGGTAGTAAGAAGCATCCAAATAGCATCAATCCAACCTATGCTCAatggaaataaaaaaattccctTGTTATGGTGTGGTTACTCAACTCTATGTAACCACAGATTTCTAGATCCTATTTATTACTTCATAATGCTACAAAGATATGGAAGGCAACTATCCTTGACTCATCATAACAGTTTAATGTGAAAAACGCATTCCTCCATTTAGAGGAAAAGGTATATACGGAGATTCCTCATAAATTTGTTGATGacaaaacacaaaaaaaagTGTACAGATTAAAGAAGGTTTTAGATCGGATGAAACAGTCTCCTAGAGCTTGGTTCAACAGGTTTAGcagattcataattttttttagctaCCAACAAAGCAATGTTGATTATATCCTGTTTTTCAAGTACCTTGAGGATAAAGTTACTCTTCTTACAGTGTTGTTGATAACATAATAATAACGAGAAATGACAAAGAGATGGCTCAACCAAAAAGGTTGTTGGTTCAAGAATGTGAAATCAAATATCTAGAAAAGCTTCCGTTAGTGAGTCAATGAATATTGGCAGATACTAAGATTGGTAGGTACTAAAAATTGGTAGGAAtattgatttatctctcacgcACTTAACCAAACATAGTATATACAATTAGTTTTGTCGGTAAGTTTATACATATTCCCCATGAGCCTCACATACAAGCTATCTTCTGCATCCTACGATATCCGAAGTATGCCCTAGGGAAAAGTCTTCTTTTCTCCAAACATAGTCAATTGGTCACCTTCTATAGAAGCCTTTATAGATGCAGATGGACTACATCTCCTGAAAACAAGAGGTCAACCTTTGGATACTGTATAATTGTGGGAAAAAACCTTATCACTTGGAGGAGGAACAAAGTGTTTATTCAATCAAGTGTTGAAGCTAAATACAGAGTGATGGCTTAGGATATGTATGAACTCTTATGGTTATAAAGATTATTGGAGGAACAAAAATTGTTCGAGAAGGACAAGATACTCTTGCACTGTGATTATAAAGCTACTATCAATATAACATAAAATTCAGTTTAACATGACCAAATGAAACACATTGAATTGAtaggcacttcattaaagaaaaactaAAGAATAGTGTCTTGAACTTAGTTCATGTGATCTCTAATAGGCGGCTAGCCAATGTGTTTACTAAAAGACTTAACAATAGAACCTATCGCAGGTTAGTTTGCAAGTTGGGCGTGTGTGATATCTATGCACCAATTTAAGGGAGAGTGTCAACTTATTTAGCTTGATTGGCTTGATTATATGCTAATTCTAGCCAAAAACTCAAGGATCCTTAATTGTGGGAGattaattgtaattatttttttccttttttgttaGACTTTTTTATGTACAAATTGACATGTAAGGTATTTGTAAAAGTCAAGTTAGAAATACAAATACATTCAACAATTCTTCCAAAATCTTCACtctatacatatatatacatataggagtgtgtgtgtgtgtgtgtatatatattattgaataaaaatgTATGATTACCAAGTTGGCacaattaattatgattttttaaagtgttttaaatAGGTCTTAAGTTCAATTACTATCTTCgacactttaaaaaaattttattcactATTTAACCTAATCGGGTCAATCAATTCTCAACAACTCACTAGTTCAACCACCAGGTGAACCAGTTCACACTAGGTCAATTCCTTATCTAGCTCGATTACAAACCCAAACCGGTTTGAGGTCTGGTTCACTAGCCCAACCTGCCAATTTGGTGGGTTTAATAACTATAGTCCAAGGTGCTCAAAGAACACTAAAAGGTGGCCGGTCTTCTTACATGTTTTATGCTGaagcttattattattattataaatatcatTTCATCTAGAAACCTCCACCATTAGTTTGCCTGAACAAATGCACACACAATCAAATtcagaaaattttcaaaataataattagacaGTTGTCCTACAAAAGGAGGAAAAAGTAATgccattatattttttttccacaACATGCTGCTGGGAAAAAAAATCATACTATACTATATCAGTAAAGGGGACAAGACTGAGGTATTTAGTAAAGGTATTATTGGTATTTAGTAAAACAAAACATGGCTATTAAAGGTATTATTGCTATTTAGTAAAACTCCTTGACTATGGTTTAGAACCTCTTCAGACTTGTTTTCATTTAGATTTCAAACGAATTGGCTCCATACTCTGTAAATATTTCAGCTTATCAATATTTTTAGTAGTATAACccaacaaaattataaaaatcaaattagaaAGTCATCCAAATCTTCAGGTTaacaaaaaacaaaatataTTGTGTACATGACTGACATCTTCCACAATAACATATTTATAACCAATAACCAGAGATCatacaataaatttaagaacAAAACATTAATTTAGGTATCTTTGTACCGTAGAATTAATATATTCTTCAAAAGCCTCCCTGTACTTGTCATAGAGCTGCTGAGAATAGTCATGAGGAGGCTTCTGTGTACACATATTATATATAGTTCTGCAGTGGTTAAATTGGAAAAGTCAGCAGAATGATAAAACTATATGAAGGTTCATCACACTAAATTGAATAATGAAAGAAAGATTACGTATAAAGCATCATATATTCTTCCGAATTGAATTGCTCTACTGATCCTTCCAGAATCCGCTTCAGCTTTGTGATACCTTTCTGCATAAAGTCCCAACCTTGATCCAATTCAATTGTCCTGCGCTCCATGTTGTCGAGGAATAATTCCTGCCAAATTGAAAAGCAAACTACTAAAACATGGCTGGTGATTAATGAGATCAGGAAAGAGATCACAAATGCATAACCCTACACAAACCTCTGAACTACATGAGAAAAAACAGCAGAATTTTATTGTACCAAACAACAGTATTAATTCAGGTTTTGCCTTTTTAACATTCATACTGATCTTCATTACAGGAGACACCACCACTATTACTAAAAGAAATAAACATTATAAGCAATGTGGACACATGAACAAACAGAACTCTACATAACAAGAAGCCAAATGATGAAGAAATCACAAAAATCTAAACTGAagtattcactttaattagaaaaaataaaataaaatcacccagaaaataaaagaagctAATCGATAAACAAATATAAGCTGAAATTAATCAAAATGCAATAAAAATTCATTGAAAGCACGAGACAAACACCGCCCAAAACGCAGAAAGTCAACATAAACTATTGAATGCTCCTAAAGCAAACCACAATCATCCAGTCCTACAAGGCTAAAACTAAATCATGATAAGaaataaaccaaaaaaaaaaaatcaaatatcaaattaaaacaaataatcGAGCAATACATACCGAATGAAAATCGAAAACAATGAGAATGAGAATCGAGGACAATGAAAACGGGAGTTGATGCCCTTTAATAGAGCGAAAAGTTGAAGAGAAACCCTAACCCTATGGATTAAGAAATCGAGATAGAGAGATGGAAATGCCTCTTAGTCGCTCTAAAGAAACAGCGAAAACTGCAAACCGGTAAAGGGTTGGGTTTGTTGGTGAAAATCATGCATAGGGGTTTATAGCTGATTAATAACTGGTATTTTAGCAAAATATATGCGTATGGCAAATCTTATCTGGACCAGTCAACTCATGACActaatatatgatttttttaaatatatatatatgggattcttcgtataaaaattaaataatatttgcatatttttttGTTGGGTTACTATGGGTTAGATCTAGATAAATTTACCTTGATGCTTTTTACcataaatttatgtttttggtgtttaaaaaaaattatttaattttttagaatttaaaataaaatatttataaaatagagATTTGATAGGCTACGTGATCATTAAGTCTCTTATGTGGCTCCTATTTgacataaaaaaggaaaaattttgTCATTTTGTTTTCAATTGTGTATGCTTTGTTTGCTTTTTTGGTTTTTGAATGGTAATTGTTCCTTTTTGGTAAGGAAAACGTTGACGAAGGAACTCGTTTTTCAGGGATTTGACTCTAATTTTTAGTGGGGAGAATTACTGTATGTATGATGTCGTAACTTTGAACTGTATGTCTATGGTTATGATTTTGGTTAGCTTTTTAATTAGACTCTACAATATCTCTTTTCTTAGTTTTACTTTTGTCGATGGACAACACTCATCAATATCATGTTCTTctgtatttttgtattttaattttttatttttatattttaattattatttttaggtgTCCTTTATTTCGATTATTATTGCGAGTATTCGATTGTTAAACTTATTTATATTTACTGCTAAtttgattattaaatttaataggtGTCCTTTATTTCGATTACTATTGCGACTATTCGATTGTTAAACTTATTTGTATCTACTGCTAAtttgattattaaatttaatagaaatatcaCGTTATCattttacttaatattttaaattaatattttaatttaaataataaaaatattttaaattttattaattttaacaattattattctaaatattttttcttaacaATTGTAATctaaagttaatttttatatttggatTGATTTATCAATTCAAttccatttatttataatttagaatGGTACATTTCTAATACTTTTtacattattatatattataagtattatgatgaaattatctataagaaattaaaaattactattctctttatttaaaaaaataattatatttattatattctttaaaatatttaagtttaattAAACAAAAGCTAAATTAAGACGAAACAGATATATTAAGTatatcattttttaaataaaaataattataattattgattttcTAGAAATaatgttattataatattaaataaaatattaaaaaataagttatcaatttagaaatatattgtctaaaattataaataaattgaattgaattaaaaaataaaacaaatccaCAAATTGATTTTAGGATATAttcattaagaaaaaaaaattaaaatataattattgaaaattgATAAAGTTTagaatttttcataaattttccttttgagttattttaaaatattaatttaaagtgCTGATTGATGATTAAGTGTCATTTTCATTAGATATAACCATTCAAATTAATAATTaggtataaataaatttagatcaCTAATATATGAtctattagttaaaatttttaatttgaattaaatctcttaaaacatgaaatctcTGTGGTTTCTTGCCATTACCCTAATACCAATATTCATAagtgaaaattaaatatattattgtaattttgataattcagtaaatttaaaatttacgaAAAGAtccatttatattttttgaatttttttttactgaaaTTTAGAAAAGTCTCGTCTTTTTTTATACAAATgctaattttattgtatttatgATGGCATAGTGGACTATAAAAGAGTACTAAAATGCAAAAgacaaaaatcaagaaaaataaatcatattagaATTCAGAAAATTAGaccaaaatcaaattaaatcaaactcaaCTCAATCCAATCCAAAAGACATAACCACTAAAAATATTGACCGGCAACTGCACTGACTTCACCAAAAATACAACCACAGAACAGCGATGGCACCGACTGATCCCATCACAGGTGAGCAATATGGAACTGAGTACAAAAACAAACAAGCTCAGACTCACCACCAAAAAGGAACCAAATCGCCGCTATAGCACCAAAAGCTGAAGGAAGCACAATCAAAACCGATGATAATTGAGCCAATGCAAGGACAAAACACACCAACAAAAACAAATATACACCAATAAAAACAAACATGCAAACAAAAAAAACTAACAGATAAAAGGCTCTTGGCACAACAATGCGAGAACAACTCTTATTAAACTGATAGGAAAGTGACGCGATAAAGCTTAGCCCATCAACAACATAGAGAGCGAAGACTATcagtgtaacgatccgaaaatcgaaccgctaccaaCGCTAagatccaaatcgacttaaggtcgccgagacccgtagcaagcctactatacatcctgtacacctgataaaattccatacatgatcacacatttccataaaaacttaaacttttcatctaccaaacttgacctgtgcatgcaccataattgtaaacataaaaccctttactggagccctcatcaaatgctccagttgggtcaacattacatacatcaagcttgttCCATACatcttatcattaaaacatttcataaagatcatgtaccaaagggattaaccatagacattagggccaagcacaatactaatcctcattatattacattactttacattacattacatgtccactaaaactctattacatgacataaccattacccttgctgacttcctgctatctctgtccctgcaaacctgggggttaggggaaaggggtgagctactaaagcccagtgagcagaacagtaaaaacagtttataacatatactttcatggaatgcatcacaacacaaacaattcacatcacggatggacttgtcaccagtaaccctctacataaccATTGCCCGGCCTacaacggagctcctcaggacttttgcttaacataacataacatgtccaactgtgtcaggggcgtagtgcaggccacacgtggtcttctcttacatattacctatcatatcatatcgtgtccaactgtgccaggggcgtagtgcaggccacacctggtcttctcttacatattaccaggggcgtagttcaggccacacctggtctttccatctcatatcatagcatatcatatcgaaggctaatggatcatccaatatccatccacatcaacatcatattatgcaatgcgtcatattcgtgaattctaatgcaacacaacctattacatatatggcattcatgatgcatgaacatgcttaaaagtttaattgctttgaaataaaaagagttgtgttctactcacctctggctgatactcaactgactctggagcagctaactcactactgatcacctcggttcctcaggtccgatcctacacaggtggactcaaatgagggaccaaacatactctaacatgactctaaacatctctccaaaaaaccccccctaaaacaccataaacatgcatggaaaaacaggcaaaggaaggctgggcacgggactttcggcggcaggttcggcggccgaaagtccctacagagccgaaagtcaggcactttcgggggcaggattcggtggccgaaagaccttccagagccgaaagtcacaaccttcaggggcaggttctgtaatacccggctagacctcgGCAccagaattcctaccttccggcggaatctccgttggaatccggaatttctcggatgtcggagccttctagaagggtaaaataaaggttttttaaaatgtttttacatgttttatggttttaataaagaaagaaattgagttttgaaagaaaaagagctTGGAGGCAAACccaggttaggccgccgaacatggggcggatgcggaggcacttttggcccccgaaagtggtctgaccagccacctataaagggccccctgtccgaaaatgggcgagttttctctctccatttccgggcaaggtgagtctccgccaccccttgttgatcttgtgcttttcctttAAGTCTCCCACGATTTTTATGAGATTTCACCtttgttttaaagtttttgagctaaagattaaggttttgaagcttggagaccccgaaactcgtttctccacatctccaagtttgggatcacatctcctcttgatcttcaagaggtaagtgtagatccttctcttctttcatgttttaagtaagttttaaaaaggggttaagggttttgatgcatgctttagagtagatgtaaatgttagggtttatgttagttttatgcTCAAATGTACGCTATGTTGATGTTTAttagggtttaggctagttttatgcccctatatgcttgaaaatatatttatgcatgcttttgggTGTGTTGGTGTGAGTTGAGAGGTtttggggtggctggatgtgcttgtgaggcttgggttctgccctttggaagagcccaggttcggccgccgaagccagttttcggccgccaaacctgcttggaggcagctttaggccgcctaaactcgcccccaaaagtttggactttcggctctggaggggagtttcggccgccgaacctgcccccaaaagtgcctaagtttcggctctggaaggactttcggccgcagaaccctgcccccgaaagtgcatgactttcggctctggagggaccttcggccgccgaacctgccgctgaaagtcccctgtccagccttcctttgcctgttttgcatgcatattttatgatgttttaaggggtttttggggagatgtttagagttatgctagagtatgtttggtccctcatttgagtccacctgtgtaggatcggacctgaggaaccgaggtgatcagcagtgagatagctgcttcagagattagttcagagtcagccagaggtgaatagaactaacttaatcctttatttcaagaaagcaaatgttttaagcatgttcatgcatcatgatacataataggttgttggcattagaattcacgaatatgacgcattgcattattcattgtgggtgtggatggacaacaggacgacccattagccctctagattttATGCTATgaaacagaagtcctgaggagccccatcgagggccgggcacagagcttatgtatgtaacagaagtcctgaggagccccatcgagggccgggcacagagcttatgtatgtaacagaagtcctgaggagctccaccgagggccgggcacagagtagagggatttttgggtcagtccatccgtgatgtgaattatttgtgctgtgacgcattcatgagagcatatgtttttatagttctgctcactgggcttttgtagctcacccctctcccctaacccccaagtttgcaggagcacaggtagTTATGGGAAAGTCAGCAGGTTTATGATATAGTCTATGTATTAGAgttgtagtggacatgtaatgtaatgaaatgtaatgtattgtaatgtaaagaaatatatggaggattagtattgtgcttggccctaatgtatagaaatcccttttttttgtatatgatctatatgaaatgttttaatgataagaaATGTTGAACCAAATTTGATGTATATTACGTTGACccactagagtatttgatgagggctctagtatggggttttatgc
The Manihot esculenta cultivar AM560-2 chromosome 1, M.esculenta_v8, whole genome shotgun sequence genome window above contains:
- the LOC110628523 gene encoding cullin-1 isoform X2, with translation MERRTIELDQGWDFMQKGITKLKRILEGSVEQFNSEEYMMLYTTIYNMCTQKPPHDYSQQLYDKYREAFEEYINSTVLPCIREKHDEFMLRELVKRWSNHKLMVRWLSRFFHYLDRYFIARRSLPALNEVGLTCFRDLVYGEVNGKARDAVIVLIDKEREGEQIDRALLKNVLDIFVEIGMGAMDRYEQDFETHMLQDTGAYYSRKASNWILEDSCPDYMLKAEECLRKERDRVSHYLHSSSEPKLVEKVQHELLVVYANQLLEKEHSGCRALLQDDKVEDLSRMYRLYHKIPKGLEPVAAIFKQHITAEGTVFVQQAEDAASSQC